From a single Serratia surfactantfaciens genomic region:
- the guaB gene encoding IMP dehydrogenase → MLRIAKEALTFDDVLLVPAHSTVLPNTAELGTQLTKTIRLNIPMLSAAMDTVTESGLAIALAQEGGLGFIHKNMSIERQAEEVSRVKKHESGVVTDPQTVTPTTTLQEVKELTARNGFAGYPVVTEDNELVGIITGRDVRFVTDLTQPVTAVMTPKDRLVTVKEGEARDVVLQKMHEKRVEKALVVDDSFHLLGMITVKDFQKAERKPNACKDEHGRLRVGAAVGAGAGNEERVDALVAAGVDVLLIDSSHGHSEGVLQRIRETRAKYPDLQIVGGNVATAAGAKALAEAGVSAVKVGIGPGSICTTRIVTGVGVPQITAIADAVEALEGTGIPVIADGGIRFSGDIAKAIAAGASCVMVGSMLAGTEESPGEIELYQGRSFKSYRGMGSLGAMSKGSSDRYFQTDNAADKLVPEGIEGRVAYKGMLKAIVHQQMGGLRSCMGLTGCATIDDLRTKAEFVRISGAGIQESHVHDVTITKESPNYRMG, encoded by the coding sequence ATGCTACGTATCGCTAAAGAAGCTCTGACGTTTGACGACGTCCTCCTGGTTCCAGCCCACTCCACGGTTCTGCCTAACACTGCAGAGCTCGGCACCCAACTGACCAAAACCATCCGCCTGAACATCCCTATGCTGTCCGCAGCCATGGATACCGTTACCGAATCCGGCCTGGCCATCGCGCTGGCGCAGGAAGGCGGCCTGGGCTTCATCCACAAAAACATGTCCATCGAGCGTCAGGCTGAAGAAGTCAGCCGCGTGAAGAAACATGAAAGCGGCGTAGTCACCGACCCGCAGACCGTTACCCCGACCACCACGCTGCAGGAAGTGAAAGAGCTGACCGCGCGCAACGGCTTCGCCGGTTACCCGGTCGTTACCGAAGACAACGAGCTGGTCGGCATCATCACCGGCCGCGACGTGCGTTTCGTGACCGATCTGACCCAGCCGGTCACCGCAGTCATGACGCCGAAAGATCGCTTGGTCACCGTGAAAGAAGGTGAAGCACGCGACGTGGTGCTGCAGAAGATGCACGAAAAGCGCGTAGAGAAAGCGCTGGTGGTGGACGACAGCTTCCACCTGCTGGGCATGATCACCGTTAAAGACTTCCAGAAAGCGGAACGTAAGCCGAACGCCTGTAAAGACGAGCACGGCCGTCTGCGCGTAGGCGCGGCGGTTGGCGCCGGCGCCGGCAACGAAGAGCGCGTTGACGCGCTGGTGGCAGCGGGCGTTGACGTTCTGCTGATCGACTCCTCGCACGGCCACTCCGAAGGCGTGTTGCAGCGCATTCGCGAAACCCGCGCCAAATACCCGGATCTGCAGATCGTCGGCGGCAACGTCGCGACCGCAGCGGGCGCCAAAGCGCTGGCTGAAGCCGGTGTGAGCGCGGTGAAAGTCGGTATCGGCCCTGGCTCTATCTGTACTACCCGTATCGTGACCGGCGTGGGCGTGCCGCAGATCACCGCCATCGCCGACGCGGTGGAAGCGCTGGAAGGCACCGGCATCCCGGTTATCGCCGACGGCGGCATCCGCTTCTCCGGCGACATCGCCAAAGCGATCGCCGCGGGCGCATCCTGCGTGATGGTCGGCTCCATGCTGGCGGGTACCGAAGAGTCCCCGGGCGAAATCGAGCTGTATCAGGGCCGCTCGTTCAAATCTTACCGCGGCATGGGCTCGCTGGGCGCGATGTCCAAAGGCTCTTCCGACCGTTACTTCCAGACCGATAACGCCGCCGACAAACTGGTGCCGGAAGGTATCGAAGGCCGCGTGGCCTATAAAGGCATGCTGAAAGCCATCGTGCACCAGCAGATGGGCGGCCTGCGCTCCTGCATGGGCCTGACCGGCTGCGCCACCATCGACGATCTGCGCACCAAGGCGGAGTTCGTGCGCATCAGCGGCGCCGGCATTCAGGAAAGCCACGTGCATGACGTGACCATCACCAAAGAGTCACCGAACTACCGCATGGGCTAA
- the guaA gene encoding glutamine-hydrolyzing GMP synthase has protein sequence MTQNIHKHRILILDFGSQYTQLVARRVREIGVYCELWAWDVSEEQIREFNPSGIILSGGPESTTEAGSPRAPDYVFNAGVPVLGVCYGMQTMAMQLGGHVQGSNEREFGYAQVEIVKESALLRDIEDAISPAGKPLLDVWMSHGDKVTAIPSDFVTIASTDTCPFAIMANEEKRFYGVQFHPEVTHTRQGQRMLERFVLDICQCEALWTPATIIEDAVERIREQVGEDHVILGLSGGVDSSVTAMLLHRAIGKRLTCVFVDNGLLRLNEAKQVMEMFGDHFGLNIVHVEAENRFLTALAGVDEPEAKRKIIGRVFVEVFDEEACKQEQVKWLAQGTIYPDVIESAASATGKAHVIKSHHNVGGLPKEMKLGLVEPLKELFKDEVRKIGLELGLPYDMLFRHPFPGPGLGVRVLGEVKKEYCDLLRRADAIFIEELHKADLYNKVSQAFTVFLPVRSVGVMGDGRKYDWVVSLRAVETIDFMTAHWAHLPYDFLGRVSNRIINEVNGISRVVYDISGKPPATIEWE, from the coding sequence ATGACACAAAATATCCATAAGCATCGCATCCTCATACTGGACTTCGGTTCGCAATACACCCAACTGGTCGCCCGCCGTGTGCGCGAAATCGGCGTTTACTGCGAACTGTGGGCCTGGGACGTTAGCGAAGAGCAGATCCGCGAATTCAACCCAAGCGGCATCATCCTGTCCGGCGGCCCGGAAAGCACCACCGAAGCCGGCAGCCCGCGCGCCCCGGACTACGTGTTCAACGCCGGCGTGCCGGTGCTGGGCGTGTGCTACGGCATGCAGACCATGGCGATGCAGCTGGGTGGCCATGTGCAGGGCTCCAACGAACGCGAGTTCGGCTACGCGCAGGTGGAAATCGTCAAAGAGAGCGCGCTGCTGCGCGACATCGAAGACGCCATCAGCCCGGCCGGCAAACCGCTGCTGGACGTGTGGATGAGCCACGGCGACAAAGTGACAGCGATCCCGTCCGACTTCGTGACCATCGCCAGCACCGACACCTGCCCGTTCGCCATTATGGCCAACGAAGAAAAACGCTTCTACGGCGTGCAGTTCCACCCGGAAGTGACCCACACTCGTCAGGGCCAGCGCATGCTGGAGCGTTTCGTACTGGACATCTGCCAGTGTGAAGCCCTGTGGACCCCGGCCACCATCATCGAAGATGCGGTCGAGCGCATCCGCGAGCAGGTGGGTGAAGACCACGTGATCCTCGGCCTGTCCGGCGGCGTTGACTCCTCCGTGACCGCGATGCTGCTGCACCGCGCCATCGGCAAACGCCTGACCTGCGTGTTCGTCGACAACGGCTTGCTGCGCCTGAACGAAGCCAAGCAGGTAATGGAAATGTTCGGTGACCACTTCGGCCTGAACATCGTGCACGTCGAGGCGGAAAACCGCTTCCTGACCGCGCTGGCGGGCGTGGACGAGCCGGAAGCCAAGCGTAAAATCATCGGCCGCGTGTTCGTTGAAGTGTTCGACGAAGAAGCCTGCAAGCAAGAGCAGGTGAAATGGCTGGCACAGGGCACCATCTACCCGGACGTGATCGAATCCGCCGCTTCCGCCACCGGCAAAGCGCACGTGATCAAATCGCACCACAACGTGGGCGGCCTGCCGAAAGAGATGAAGCTGGGCCTGGTCGAGCCGCTGAAAGAGCTGTTCAAAGACGAAGTGCGCAAGATCGGCCTGGAGCTGGGCCTGCCGTACGACATGCTGTTCCGTCACCCGTTCCCGGGCCCGGGTCTGGGTGTGCGCGTGCTGGGCGAAGTGAAGAAAGAGTACTGCGATCTGCTGCGCCGCGCAGACGCCATCTTCATCGAAGAGCTGCACAAAGCCGACCTGTACAACAAAGTCAGCCAGGCGTTCACCGTGTTCCTGCCGGTGCGTTCGGTCGGCGTGATGGGCGACGGCCGCAAATACGACTGGGTCGTTTCCCTGCGTGCGGTAGAAACCATCGACTTCATGACCGCGCATTGGGCGCACCTGCCGTATGACTTCCTCGGCCGCGTCTCCAACCGCATCATCAACGAAGTAAACGGCATCTCCCGCGTGGTGTACGACATCAGCGGCAAGCCGCCGGCGACGATTGAGTGGGAATGA
- a CDS encoding enoyl-CoA hydratase/isomerase family protein: protein MTDTDFSKLRLSHAHGVMTIAIDNPPVNVLDVALMSEISRLLLAVRDDPDTRVLVFQSANPAFFIAHVDMTLIDEPHAFDELASNAPEGLNPFQAFGELLRSQPQVTLVKLSGLARGGGAEFVAAADMAFAAQELAGLAQCEALMGITPGGGATQYLTSRMTRGRALEVILGADLIDAATAERYGWINRALPAAELDDFVDRLARNIAALPEGVIAAAKQAMPAPDLQAGFYREHDAWAGLFARPAAEQLIRGGLKAGAQTPEGERNLESLLRHLAR, encoded by the coding sequence ATGACAGATACAGATTTCAGCAAACTCAGGCTGTCTCATGCGCACGGCGTGATGACCATCGCTATCGATAACCCGCCGGTAAACGTGCTTGATGTGGCGCTGATGTCGGAAATCAGCCGTTTATTGCTGGCGGTGCGTGACGATCCGGATACGCGCGTGTTGGTGTTCCAGAGCGCGAACCCAGCGTTTTTCATCGCTCACGTCGACATGACCTTGATCGATGAGCCGCACGCTTTCGACGAACTGGCGAGCAACGCGCCGGAGGGGCTAAATCCGTTCCAGGCGTTTGGCGAACTGCTTCGCAGCCAGCCGCAGGTCACTCTCGTTAAGTTGAGCGGGCTGGCGCGCGGCGGCGGGGCCGAGTTTGTTGCGGCGGCCGATATGGCTTTCGCCGCACAAGAGCTGGCGGGGCTGGCCCAGTGCGAAGCCTTGATGGGCATTACGCCCGGCGGTGGCGCGACGCAGTATCTGACGAGCCGAATGACTCGCGGCCGCGCTCTGGAAGTGATCCTGGGCGCCGACCTTATCGATGCCGCTACCGCAGAGCGGTATGGCTGGATTAACCGCGCCTTGCCTGCCGCCGAGCTGGATGATTTCGTCGATCGGCTAGCGCGCAATATCGCGGCACTGCCTGAGGGCGTGATTGCAGCGGCCAAACAGGCGATGCCCGCACCGGATTTGCAGGCTGGTTTTTATCGCGAGCACGACGCCTGGGCGGGATTGTTTGCCCGCCCGGCTGCGGAACAGTTGATTCGCGGCGGGCTGAAGGCCGGGGCGCAAACCCCGGAGGGGGAGCGCAACCTTGAAAGCCTGCTGCGCCATCTTGCCCGCTAA
- a CDS encoding winged helix-turn-helix transcriptional regulator: MEKNDLVYRADCPSRIVLDQIADKWSMMVLEVLREPQRFNAIKRRLDGVTQRVLTQTLRKLERNGMVHRKVLDGRVLGVEYSLTPLGKSLQGPFSILFDWTLGNIEAIQECQRKYDEQDE, encoded by the coding sequence ATGGAAAAGAACGACCTTGTTTACCGCGCTGACTGCCCAAGCCGCATAGTGCTCGATCAGATTGCCGATAAATGGTCCATGATGGTGCTGGAAGTGCTGCGCGAGCCGCAGCGCTTCAACGCCATCAAGCGCCGTTTGGACGGCGTCACGCAACGCGTGCTGACCCAGACGCTGCGCAAGCTGGAACGCAACGGTATGGTGCATCGCAAAGTGTTGGATGGGCGGGTGCTTGGCGTTGAGTATTCGCTGACGCCGCTTGGCAAATCCCTGCAGGGGCCGTTCTCGATACTGTTCGACTGGACGTTGGGGAATATCGAGGCGATTCAGGAGTGCCAGCGCAAGTATGATGAGCAGGACGAGTGA
- the xseA gene encoding exodeoxyribonuclease VII large subunit produces MTLPVSPSIFTVSRLNQTVRQLLEMEMGQIWLSAEISNLSQPASGHWYFTLKDDRAQVRCAMFRNSNRRVTFRPQNGQQVLVRASITLYEPRGDYQLIAESMQPAGDGLLQQQFEQLKQRLSAEGLFDQQFKQPLPAPAKRVGVITSASGAALHDILQVLQRRDPSLPIVIYPTSVQGAEAPMQIVRAIETANRRDECDVLIVGRGGGSLEDLWSFNDERVARAIFASRIPIVSAVGHETDVTIADFVADLRAPTPSAAAELVSRNQLELLRQLQSQQQRLEMAMDYYLAQRQQQFTRIHHRLQQQHPHLRLARQQTLLFKLQRRMEDGMQQQLRLAARRSERAQQRLAQVQPQGRIHRYQQRVQQQEYRLQQAMERQLNAYRQRFGVACSQLETVSPLATLARGYSVTQTPRGELLKTTKQAQVGELLKTRLQDGWVESEVKTITVAKKPRKKRAAE; encoded by the coding sequence ATGACGCTACCTGTTTCGCCTTCCATTTTTACCGTAAGCCGCCTCAATCAGACGGTTCGCCAACTGCTGGAAATGGAAATGGGGCAGATTTGGCTCTCCGCCGAGATCTCCAACCTCTCCCAGCCCGCCTCCGGCCACTGGTATTTCACGCTGAAAGACGACCGCGCCCAGGTGCGCTGCGCGATGTTCCGCAACAGCAACCGCCGCGTCACCTTCCGGCCGCAAAACGGCCAACAGGTATTGGTGCGCGCCAGCATCACGCTGTATGAACCGCGCGGCGACTATCAGCTGATCGCCGAGAGCATGCAGCCCGCCGGCGACGGCCTGCTGCAGCAACAGTTCGAGCAGCTGAAACAGCGCCTGAGCGCCGAAGGGCTGTTCGATCAGCAGTTCAAGCAGCCGCTGCCCGCCCCGGCCAAACGCGTCGGGGTGATCACCTCAGCCAGCGGCGCGGCGCTGCACGATATTCTGCAGGTATTGCAGCGGCGCGATCCGTCGCTGCCGATCGTCATCTATCCCACCTCGGTGCAGGGCGCGGAAGCGCCGATGCAGATCGTGCGCGCCATCGAGACCGCCAACCGCCGCGACGAATGCGACGTGCTGATCGTCGGCCGCGGCGGCGGTTCGCTGGAGGATCTGTGGAGCTTCAACGACGAACGCGTGGCGCGGGCGATCTTCGCCAGCCGTATTCCGATCGTCAGCGCCGTCGGCCATGAAACCGACGTCACCATCGCCGACTTCGTTGCCGACCTGCGCGCGCCGACCCCATCCGCCGCCGCCGAACTGGTCAGCCGCAATCAGCTCGAGCTGTTGCGCCAGCTGCAGTCGCAGCAGCAGCGGCTGGAGATGGCGATGGATTACTACCTGGCGCAGCGCCAGCAGCAGTTCACCCGCATTCACCACCGTTTACAGCAGCAGCATCCGCATCTGCGCCTGGCGCGCCAGCAGACGCTGCTGTTCAAGCTGCAGCGCCGGATGGAAGACGGCATGCAGCAACAGCTGCGCCTGGCCGCCCGCCGCAGCGAGCGCGCCCAGCAGCGGTTGGCGCAGGTGCAGCCGCAGGGCCGCATTCACCGCTACCAACAGCGCGTGCAGCAGCAGGAATACCGTCTGCAGCAGGCGATGGAGCGGCAGCTCAACGCCTACCGCCAGCGCTTCGGCGTGGCCTGCAGCCAGCTGGAGACCGTCAGCCCGCTGGCGACGCTGGCGCGCGGCTACAGCGTGACGCAAACCCCGCGCGGCGAGCTGCTGAAAACCACCAAACAGGCGCAGGTCGGCGAACTGCTGAAAACCCGTCTGCAGGATGGCTGGGTGGAAAGCGAGGTGAAAACCATTACCGTCGCCAAAAAGCCGCGCAAGAAACGCGCGGCCGAATAG
- a CDS encoding hybrid sensor histidine kinase/response regulator, which yields MRFFQNLQNDGISSRAQIRLLDNTFMRLVFSFTAVPFVGIPFAIWIYLLGDELGPTITWIIVYLLCAVAIRIGYRRYQREAKENDEDTVLRRWLPRINKVAFIHGLGISSLYLITPQTHNFDFFLLLNISIAAIVAANATHLTPVISTFTRFFFASWGLLNIGIIWRLEDVMFIVLMLNLLYGFAIYRHALTSHAFFIQQALLEEQSSRLAEQFRQAKEEAEQALLDKNQFLTTASHDLRQPVHAMGFLIEAIIHKNRDDSLTPQLLDLQQSVRSVHLMFNSLLDLSKIESGNVRTAATHVDIGALLDSVITLFREEANSRTLALRTWRPKRRISVMGDPLLVRQSLINLIQNALRYTQRGGVLIAIRPRGAECLVEVWDTGVGIADEEKSKIFSPYYRPELAWKIDSAGHGLGLAVVARCAKLMKVKYGMHSVEGKGSRFWMRFTQYSGEDKAPETAAAYDNTATPTRYAPLRGACLVVDDDPLVTSAWESLMSTWGITVRCAASAEEAFAIVDGGFTPFAVLCDQRLRSGESGFDILQALFERLPDVSGAMVSGEFNSQILQEAEQEGYLVLRKPLEPARLHALLTQWGAG from the coding sequence ATGAGGTTTTTCCAGAATTTACAAAATGATGGCATTTCGTCGCGCGCGCAGATCCGCCTGCTGGATAACACCTTCATGCGGTTGGTGTTCAGCTTTACCGCCGTGCCTTTCGTCGGCATCCCTTTCGCCATCTGGATTTATTTGCTGGGCGATGAGCTCGGCCCAACCATTACCTGGATCATCGTTTACCTGCTATGCGCCGTGGCGATCCGAATAGGGTACCGCCGCTATCAGCGCGAGGCTAAAGAAAATGATGAAGACACCGTGCTGCGCCGCTGGCTGCCGCGCATTAATAAGGTGGCCTTTATTCACGGGCTGGGGATCTCCTCACTCTATTTAATTACCCCACAGACCCATAACTTTGACTTTTTTCTGCTGCTCAATATCAGCATCGCCGCGATCGTCGCCGCCAACGCCACGCACCTGACGCCGGTCATCAGCACCTTTACCCGCTTTTTCTTCGCTTCCTGGGGGCTGCTGAACATCGGCATCATCTGGCGGCTGGAAGACGTGATGTTCATCGTGCTGATGCTGAACTTGCTATACGGCTTCGCCATTTACCGCCACGCGTTAACCTCGCATGCGTTCTTTATTCAGCAGGCGCTGCTCGAAGAACAAAGCTCGCGCCTGGCGGAGCAGTTCCGCCAGGCCAAAGAAGAGGCGGAACAGGCGCTGCTGGATAAGAACCAGTTCCTGACCACCGCCAGCCACGACCTGCGCCAGCCGGTGCACGCCATGGGTTTTCTGATCGAAGCCATCATCCACAAAAACCGCGACGACAGCCTGACGCCACAGCTGCTGGATCTGCAGCAGAGCGTGCGTTCGGTGCATTTGATGTTCAATTCGCTGCTCGATCTCAGCAAGATCGAATCCGGCAACGTGCGCACCGCCGCCACCCATGTGGATATCGGCGCCCTGCTCGACTCGGTGATCACCCTGTTCCGCGAAGAGGCCAACAGCCGCACCCTGGCGCTGCGCACCTGGCGGCCCAAACGGCGCATCAGCGTGATGGGCGACCCGCTGCTGGTGCGGCAATCGCTGATCAACCTGATCCAAAACGCCCTGCGCTACACGCAACGGGGCGGCGTGCTGATCGCCATCCGCCCGCGCGGCGCCGAGTGCCTGGTGGAAGTGTGGGACACCGGCGTGGGCATTGCCGACGAAGAGAAAAGCAAAATCTTCTCCCCTTACTACCGCCCCGAGCTGGCGTGGAAGATAGACAGCGCCGGCCACGGGCTGGGGCTGGCGGTGGTGGCGCGCTGCGCCAAGCTGATGAAGGTGAAGTACGGCATGCACTCCGTCGAAGGCAAAGGCTCGCGCTTCTGGATGCGCTTCACGCAATACAGCGGCGAAGATAAAGCGCCGGAAACCGCCGCCGCCTACGACAACACCGCCACGCCTACCCGCTATGCGCCGCTGCGAGGCGCCTGCCTGGTGGTGGACGACGATCCCTTGGTGACCTCCGCCTGGGAGAGTCTGATGAGCACCTGGGGCATCACCGTGCGCTGCGCGGCCTCCGCTGAGGAAGCCTTCGCCATCGTCGACGGCGGCTTCACGCCGTTCGCCGTGCTGTGCGACCAGCGCCTGCGCTCCGGCGAGAGCGGCTTCGACATCCTGCAGGCGCTGTTCGAACGCCTGCCGGACGTAAGCGGTGCGATGGTCAGCGGCGAGTTCAACTCGCAGATATTGCAAGAGGCCGAGCAGGAAGGCTATCTGGTGCTGCGTAAGCCGCTGGAGCCGGCCAGGCTGCATGCGCTGCTGACGCAGTGGGGGGCCGGCTAG